The following nucleotide sequence is from Calditerricola satsumensis.
TCGCCCAGCAGGTGGGGCGGGATGCCGGGGCCGTCGTCTTCCACGCGCAGGCGGACGGCGCCGTCGGACGCCTCGGCGCGGATGGCGATGCGGCCCGGCCGGTCGCCGATGGCGCTCATGGCGTTCTCAAGGAGGTTCATCAGCACGCGGGCCATGCGGATGCGGTTGACGCGGACGGGTGGCAAATCCGGCGGAACCTCCACCTCGAGGCGGATGTGGTCCCGGTGGGGCAGCCAGTGGGCGCGCACCAGGTTGACCAGTTCGTGCGGCCGCGTGTCGACGCGGACGTCCTCGCGCAGGATCTCGTTGATCATTGTCGCCAGCGTCTGCACCGCTTCTTCGATGCGCTGGGCATAGGCGCGCGTCTGCTCCGACGGCGCGGCGAGGGCAAGGAGCGAGGCCAGCCCCTCCACCGTCACGAGGGGCGTTTTCAGGTCGTGGACGAGGGCGTGCAGCTCCTGGTACACCCGGTGCTCCAACAGTTGCAGCTTGGCTTCGTGCAGCGCGCGGGCTTGCCGCTCGATCGTTTCCGCCGCCGCAAGCTGTGCGGCATAGCCGACGGCCAGCTGAACGTACAGGACGGCGGAGGCCAGAAGGGGCACGACCAGCGCAACGGACAGGAGGGCCAGAAGCGGCTCGGCTCCGAGAAATTCGGCGGCAAGATGCAGGCTGACGGCCAGGTCGTCGCGTCCAAAGCCGAAGGGGATCAAGATCGGGCAGGCGTTCAGCCACTGCCCGGCAAACAGCACGTGTCCGACGATGCCGACGGTGGACCATACGGTGCGCTGCCGCTCCGGGATGCGGGCCAAAAGCGCCGTGACGACGGCCAAGCTCAGGAGATGCGGCACGGGCGGGCCGGGAACCCCTCTGGCGGCGACCGCGTCGCGCGCCAGCAGGACGGCGAGGGCCACGGCGGCAAATACACCTTGCGTCCGCGAAGAGGAGAAGGTGCGGCGGCCGGAAACAACGAGGTAGGCCCCGATGAGCACGGCCCCGTCGGCCAGCGTATAGAGGCCGGCGCGCCCAAAGGTAGCCAGAACCAACGTTCCGCTGTCGGCCTCCCGGATGGCGCGAGCGATGGCCTGCAGGACGGAGACGGCCAGCGGTTCGCTCCAGTACGGGGCGAGGGCGGCGAGGAGGAGCAGCGCCGCGCCGACGGCCCGCTGCACGGGGCGTTCCGCGCGGTCGAAGAGGATCGGGATCCGCATGGGTCTCCCCCTAGCGGTATGCGGAGTTGAGCGGGATCTTCGCCGCCTCGAAGGTGCGCACGCGCGTGTACGGGACATCGTGGCGGCGGGCCAGGGCGGAAAGGTGGCGATCCTGTTCGGCATCGGCGCGGGCGATGACGTACCGGGCATGGGGAAGCAGCAGGTCGAAAAGTGCGGCGCTGCGCGCGTCGTTGCGCAAGGGGCCTCCGAAAAAGACGAGGATGAGCGGCACGCCTTGCCGGTGGGCAAGCTGGGCGATTTCCCGCGCGCGCCGGACCTCCGCTTCCCACGTCCGCCTTGCAGCGGCAAGGCCGACGGGGCTGTAGCCGACCGCCAAAAGGACGCTCCGGTAGGGGGAAAGGTCCCGCGCCTCGGCATAGGGGCGCACGTCGCCGTCGATGTGCAGCGTGTCGGCCAGGCGGGCGAGGGCATGCACCTCGACGCCTTGACCGACTGCCGTGATCAGGGCCGGTTCGCGAGCGACGGGAAACGGCAAGTGGGGGAGCGTCCATTCTCGTGCCGGAACGGTGGCGACCGCTTCTCGGTACGCGCAGGCAAGGGCCAGCGCAACCAGCAGGGCCGGCACGATCCAAGGGCGTCCGCGACGGTTGGACATGGCCGGTCCTCCCCGTGGCGGTTTGTTTTTCTTCGCGAAAAAAGAAGACCAGAGGAACGGCTCATCCTCTAGTCTAGCAAATGGGACGCAAGTGTTCACCTTTTTTAAACGTTTCCATTCTTCGCTGCAATCGTTCTACCGCTTCAACCGGGGATCCAGGGCGTCGCGCAGGCCATCGCCCAGCAGGTTGAACCCGAGGACGGTGAGCAGGATGGCCAAGCCCGGGAACGTGACCACCCACACCGCCGTCTGGAAGGCAGACTGGCCTTCCTTCAGCATCAGCCCCCATTCCGGCTGGGGCGGCTGGGCGCCGAGGCCGAGGAAGCTGAGGCCGGCGGCGTCGAGGATGGCCGTGCCGATGCTGAGGGTGGTCTGCACGAGGATCGGCGCGAAGCAGTTGGGCAGGATGTGGCGGAAGAGGATGCGCGCGTCGGACGCGCCGATGGCTCGCGCCGCCTCGACGAATTCCATCTCCTTTACGGCGAGGACCGACGAGCGGACGATGCGCGCGAATTGCGGGATGCCGACGATGCCGATGGCGATCATGGCGTTGATCAGGTCCGGACCGAGGATGGCCACGATGGCGATGGCCAGCAGTATGCTCGGGAAGGCGAGCAGGATGTCGACGAGGCGCATGATGACGAGATCCACCGCCCGGCCGAAATAGCCGGAAACCGCGCCCAGCAGCGTGCCGAGCACAAGGGAGATGCCCACCGACACGACGCCGATTTCCAGGGAAATGCGCGCGCCGTGCAGGATGCGGCTGAAGATGTCGCGGCCTTGGGCGTCGGTGCCGAGCCAGTGCTCGGCCGAGGGCGGCTTGAGGCGGTTGTAGAGGTCGGTGTCGTGGACCGGGTCGTACGGGGCGAGCACGTCGGCGAAGAGCGCCGCCAACAGCAGCAGGGCGAGGATGACCAATCCGGTGCAGGCCGACTTGCTGCGCAAAAGGCGCGACAGGGCGTCCCGCCAGGGTCCGGCCGCCTTGTGCGGCGTGATGCCTGCCGGGGGCGCGGGTGTTCGGGCGTTGTGCGCATGGGGGATCGGTGCTGGCGTGGACATGCCCGGCTTCCCTCCTTACTCCAAACGGATGCGCGGATCAAGGGCTTTGTACAGGAGATCGGTTACCAGGTTGATGATCACGAACAGCGTGGCGATGAACAGGATGGTGCCCTGGACGACGGGAATGTCGCGGGCGAGGATGGCGTTGACCACATAGCGACCGATGCCCGGCCAGGAGAAGATCGTTTCGGTCAGCACCGCGCCGCTGAGCAGGGCCCCGAACTGCAGGCCCATCACGGTGAGAACGGGGAGAAAGGCGTTCTTCAGCGCGTGGCGCACGAGGATGACGTGTCCGCGCAGCCCTTTGGCCTTGGCGGTGCGGATGTAGTCCTGCTCGAGAACTTCCAGCATGCTTGCCCGCGTCATGCGCGCGATGATGGCCATCGGGATCGTGCCGAGCACGACGGCAGGCAAGAGAAGATGGGCCAGGCTGTCCCAGAACGCCGGCCAGTTGGCCGTGAGCACGCTGTCGACAAGGTGCAGGCCGGTGATCGTCTCCAATTGAATGTCGTGGGAGAGGCGGCCGGACGGCGGCAGCCACCCGAGCTGGACGGAGAAGGCCCAGATGACGAGCAGCCCCAGCCAGAAGATCGGCATCGACACGCCGATGAGCGCCCCGGTCATGCTGAGGTTGTCGAACCACGAGTGGGGACGGACGGCGGCGATCACGCCGGCCGTCACCCCGACAACGGTGGCGACGAGCATGGCCGCCAGGGCGAGCTCCAAGGTGGCCGGAAAGCGCTCCATCAGCTCGACGGCGATTTGCTCGTGGGTGTGGATGGAGCGGCCGAGATCGCCGGAGAGGACGCGGCCGAGAAAGCGGGCGTACTGCACGAGGAAGGGGTCATTCAGGCCGAGGTCTTCGCGCAGCTGCGCAAGCTGTTCCGGCGTGGCCCGCTCGCCGAGCATCACCTGTGCCGGGTCGCCGGGGATGAGGTGCAGGAGCAGAAAGGCGAGAAAGGTGACGCCGATCAGCACGGGAATCAGCCAGACGAGTCGCTTGACGATGTAGCGCAGCATGGGGACTCCTCCTCATGGAAAGGCATTTCCTCCGGGGGTTTCCCCGGAGGAAATGCGCATCCTGCATGGCCACGCCGATCTCGCCGCGGTCGGCGCGTTGCAGCGCCGCCGCCGCGCGAGGCGCGGCCTCACTTTTGCACGTCTACCTTGTTGAGCGGCTCGGAGCCCGTCGGGTGCGGCACGTAGTTCTTGACGTAGGCGCGGGCGGCCAGCGGCGGCGTGGCGTGGGCGAGGGGCACCCACGGAGCGTCGCGGTGGATGATCTCCTGCGCCTTCTTGTACAGCTCCTCGCGCTTCTTCTGGTCGGTCTCGCGCTGGGCTTGGATGAGGAGCGCATGCAGCTCGTCGCTGCGGTAGAAGGAGATGTTGCCCGCGCTGCCCTTGACGGCGTTGTCCTTGTCCAAGAGCACGTACAGGAAGTTGTCCGGGTCGCCGTTGTCGCCCGTCCACCCGAGCAGGGCCATGTCGTGCTCGCCGTTTTTCGTCTTCTCCAGATAGGTCCCCCATTCGTAGGAGACGATCTTCGCCTCGATGCCCACCTTGGCCAGGTCGGCGGCGATGGCCTGGGCGATCTGCTGCGGCTGCGGCATGTACGGCCGCGGGTTGGGCATGGCCCACAGCGTCGTCTTGAAGCCGTTCGGGTAGCCGGCTTCGGCCAAGAGGGCCTTCGCCTTCTCGGGGTTGTACTCGTAATCCTGGATCTCGTCGTTGTAGCCCCACAGCGTGGGCGGCAGCGGGTTTTTGGCCGGCTTGGCCAGCCCGCCGTAGAAGGCGTCGATCAGCGCCTGCTTGTTGATGGCGTGGTTGATGGCCTGGCGCACCTTCGGGTTGTCAAAGGGCTTCTTGTCCATGTTCATGGCCAGATAGCCGACGTTCATCGACGGGCGCAGGATCAGCTGCAGGTCGGGGTTGTTCTTGACGTTCGGCACGTCCTCGGGGTTGAGCCCGTCCATGATGTCGATCGTGCCGGCCTGCAGTTCGAGGAAGCGCGCCGCGTTGTCCGGGATGACGCGGAAGATGAGCGTTTTGATCTTGGCCTTTTCGCCCCAGTAGTTGTCGTTGCGCTCGAGGACGATCCGGTCGTCCTTTTTCCATTCCTTGAAGATGAACGGTCCCGTACCGACCGGGTTCTTGAAGAAGTCCTTCCCGTACTTCTTGATCGCCGCAGGGCTGGCGATGGCGAAGGCCGGCATGGCCAAGGTTTGCAGGAAGGGTGCGTTCGGCTCCTTCAGCGTGATCTTCACTTCGTAGGGCCCCGTTTTTTCCACCTTTTGAATGATGCCGGGGAATCCGCCGAACATATAGCCGTAGTATTCAAAATCGCCGTGGTGGTACGGGTGGTTTTTGTCCATCCACCGCTGGAAGTTGAAGACGACGGCGTCGGCGTTGAAGTCGGTTCCGTCGTGGAACTTGACGCCTTCGCGCAGCTTGAACGTCCACACTTTGCCGTCCTCGCTCACGTTCCACTCCGTGGCCAGGGCCGGCTTGACGGTGGTGTCCTCTTCGTTGTACTGGACGAGGGTATCAAAGATCTGGTGCGTCACCCGAATCGACTCGCCGTCGGTGACGTTGGCCGGGTCGAGGCCGACCGCGTCGCTGCCGCGGCCGAAGACGAGCGTCTTGTCGCCGCCCGCGTTGCCGGATCCGCCGTCGGTCGTCGCCGGCTGGCTTTGGTTGGGTGCGGCCGTCTCCCGCGCGCCGCAGCCGGCGAGCGCCGTGGCCAGGGCGAGCAGGAGGACGAGGGTGAGCAAAAAGCCCTTTTTCCGCATCGCGTGACAACCTCCTTGTGGATGGGATTGGTTTTGGGCAGGAGCGCGCGCCGGAACCGGCGCGGTGTTGCCTCGCCGCTAGACCGCGTGGCAGGCCACCCAGTGTCCGCCGCCCAGGTCGCGCAACTCGGGGCGCTGCTCGCGACAGCGCGGCTCGGCTAGCGGACAACGGGGGTGAAAGGAGCACCCCGGCGGCAGGAAGCGCATGTCCGGCGGGCCGCCGGGAATGGGGGTGAGCCGCGCGTTCCGGTTCCCGTCGAGGCGCGGCAGCGAACCGAGCAGGCCGACGGTGTACGGATGGCGCGGGGAGGCAAACAGGGTGCGCACGTCGGCCTCTTCGACCGGCCGGCCGGCGTACATCACGAGGACGCGGTCGCACACCTCGGCCACCACGCCCAGGTCGTGGGTGATCAGGATGACGGCCATGCCCAGCTCCTCTTGCAGCCGCCGGATCAGCTCGAGGATCTGCACCTGGATCGTCACGTCGAGGGCGGTGGTCGGCTCGTCGGCGATGAGGAGCTTCGGCTGGCAGGCCAGGGCCATGGCGATCATCACCCGCTGGCGCATGCCGCCGGAAAACTCGTGCGGGTAGGCGTCGAGGCGCTTGTGCGGGTCGGGGATGCCGACCATGGCCAGAAGCTCGGCTGCCCGCGCCCGGGCCGCCCGTTTGCTCAGCTTCCGGTGCGTGGTGAGCACCTCGGCGATCTGGTCGCCGACGGTCAGCACGGGGTTGAGCGACGTCATCGGGTCCTGGAACACCATGGCGATGCGGTTGCCGCGGATACTGGCCATCTCCCGCTCCGTCTTGGCGAGCAGGCTTTCGCCTTCCAGGCGGATGTCGCCGCCGACGATGCGCCCGGGCTCGGCGACGAGGCGAAGGATGGACAGGACGGTGACGCTCTTGCCCGATCCCGACTCGCCGACGATGCCGAGGGTCTCCCCGGGGGCAACGGTGAAGCTGACCCCGTCGACCGCCTTGACGACCCCCGTTTTGGTGAAGAAGTACGTGCGCAGGTCGCGCACCTCGAGAAGCGGCGCCTCGGCTGTGTTCATGGTGGCGGCCCCCTTTGTTGAGTCCGTTGGATTCGACAGCGGGCGAGCCGTTCCCTATTTTTTCTCATATTTCTCTTAACTTTTTCTCATCACCCAACTCGCAACTGAACAAACAGAATGGAAGATTGGTACAATAGGAACAACGGAGGGGATCGGTGTGCGCATTGAAGCGGCCGAATTGCGCGTGCTTCGCCTGCCGCTGAAGTTTCGCTTCGAAACCTCCTTCGGCGTGCTGACGGAGCGCACGATTTTGCTGC
It contains:
- a CDS encoding sensor histidine kinase, giving the protein MRIPILFDRAERPVQRAVGAALLLLAALAPYWSEPLAVSVLQAIARAIREADSGTLVLATFGRAGLYTLADGAVLIGAYLVVSGRRTFSSSRTQGVFAAVALAVLLARDAVAARGVPGPPVPHLLSLAVVTALLARIPERQRTVWSTVGIVGHVLFAGQWLNACPILIPFGFGRDDLAVSLHLAAEFLGAEPLLALLSVALVVPLLASAVLYVQLAVGYAAQLAAAETIERQARALHEAKLQLLEHRVYQELHALVHDLKTPLVTVEGLASLLALAAPSEQTRAYAQRIEEAVQTLATMINEILREDVRVDTRPHELVNLVRAHWLPHRDHIRLEVEVPPDLPPVRVNRIRMARVLMNLLENAMSAIGDRPGRIAIRAEASDGAVRLRVEDDGPGIPPHLLGEIDKPGFSTKQATGLGLPFVKKVVAAHGGTVTLASAPGRGTTVVLTLPCAPDPGLPVKRTSPS
- a CDS encoding DUF6305 family protein, translated to MSNRRGRPWIVPALLVALALACAYREAVATVPAREWTLPHLPFPVAREPALITAVGQGVEVHALARLADTLHIDGDVRPYAEARDLSPYRSVLLAVGYSPVGLAAARRTWEAEVRRAREIAQLAHRQGVPLILVFFGGPLRNDARSAALFDLLLPHARYVIARADAEQDRHLSALARRHDVPYTRVRTFEAAKIPLNSAYR
- the nikC gene encoding nickel transporter permease, which translates into the protein MSTPAPIPHAHNARTPAPPAGITPHKAAGPWRDALSRLLRSKSACTGLVILALLLLAALFADVLAPYDPVHDTDLYNRLKPPSAEHWLGTDAQGRDIFSRILHGARISLEIGVVSVGISLVLGTLLGAVSGYFGRAVDLVIMRLVDILLAFPSILLAIAIVAILGPDLINAMIAIGIVGIPQFARIVRSSVLAVKEMEFVEAARAIGASDARILFRHILPNCFAPILVQTTLSIGTAILDAAGLSFLGLGAQPPQPEWGLMLKEGQSAFQTAVWVVTFPGLAILLTVLGFNLLGDGLRDALDPRLKR
- a CDS encoding ABC transporter permease, with protein sequence MLRYIVKRLVWLIPVLIGVTFLAFLLLHLIPGDPAQVMLGERATPEQLAQLREDLGLNDPFLVQYARFLGRVLSGDLGRSIHTHEQIAVELMERFPATLELALAAMLVATVVGVTAGVIAAVRPHSWFDNLSMTGALIGVSMPIFWLGLLVIWAFSVQLGWLPPSGRLSHDIQLETITGLHLVDSVLTANWPAFWDSLAHLLLPAVVLGTIPMAIIARMTRASMLEVLEQDYIRTAKAKGLRGHVILVRHALKNAFLPVLTVMGLQFGALLSGAVLTETIFSWPGIGRYVVNAILARDIPVVQGTILFIATLFVIINLVTDLLYKALDPRIRLE
- a CDS encoding ABC transporter substrate-binding protein, which produces MRKKGFLLTLVLLLALATALAGCGARETAAPNQSQPATTDGGSGNAGGDKTLVFGRGSDAVGLDPANVTDGESIRVTHQIFDTLVQYNEEDTTVKPALATEWNVSEDGKVWTFKLREGVKFHDGTDFNADAVVFNFQRWMDKNHPYHHGDFEYYGYMFGGFPGIIQKVEKTGPYEVKITLKEPNAPFLQTLAMPAFAIASPAAIKKYGKDFFKNPVGTGPFIFKEWKKDDRIVLERNDNYWGEKAKIKTLIFRVIPDNAARFLELQAGTIDIMDGLNPEDVPNVKNNPDLQLILRPSMNVGYLAMNMDKKPFDNPKVRQAINHAINKQALIDAFYGGLAKPAKNPLPPTLWGYNDEIQDYEYNPEKAKALLAEAGYPNGFKTTLWAMPNPRPYMPQPQQIAQAIAADLAKVGIEAKIVSYEWGTYLEKTKNGEHDMALLGWTGDNGDPDNFLYVLLDKDNAVKGSAGNISFYRSDELHALLIQAQRETDQKKREELYKKAQEIIHRDAPWVPLAHATPPLAARAYVKNYVPHPTGSEPLNKVDVQK
- a CDS encoding ABC transporter ATP-binding protein; its protein translation is MNTAEAPLLEVRDLRTYFFTKTGVVKAVDGVSFTVAPGETLGIVGESGSGKSVTVLSILRLVAEPGRIVGGDIRLEGESLLAKTEREMASIRGNRIAMVFQDPMTSLNPVLTVGDQIAEVLTTHRKLSKRAARARAAELLAMVGIPDPHKRLDAYPHEFSGGMRQRVMIAMALACQPKLLIADEPTTALDVTIQVQILELIRRLQEELGMAVILITHDLGVVAEVCDRVLVMYAGRPVEEADVRTLFASPRHPYTVGLLGSLPRLDGNRNARLTPIPGGPPDMRFLPPGCSFHPRCPLAEPRCREQRPELRDLGGGHWVACHAV